GCGGCTCGGTTATGACATCAGTTTTTACGAACAAATTCAGCAACGGCAAGCGGGTAAGGTATTTTTATTATCGCTGCACATCAATAGTAAAAAGAGACGGATCGTTCTGCGGCATCAAACAGGTAAGCTCCGACAGATTAGACTCATATATCGTTGATAATCTCGATAAAATAGCAAAAAATCAGCAGTACCTGGATAGTTTGATTTTTATGCTCAATAATCAGGCCAAGGGTAGGCAAATTGGGGTCGAACCAAACGGGGACGGCTCTTTTTATACCTCCGAAAGAGTGCGCGAGATCATAGGAAAGATCGTTAAAGCCTCAAAACTGCAAGGAAATGTTGAAAAGAGGGCTGTCATAAAAAGGCACATCAAGGCATTAATTTATTCAAAAGAGGCAATAGAAGTATCCCTGTTGTACAGCGCAAATGACTCGCCCGCATTCGAAAATGGCTCTAAGAAAAAAGAATTGAGCACGGAAGACCATCATTCGGCGGCTTGGGTCTGCCGCCACCCAGCCCCAAGCCGCCTTGATAGTGCTTTTAAAAATGAAAAAGGGAAGTTAAAAACTGCTGAAGAAAAACCTTGCGGAACATTAGTTCGCAACAATAATCAACTGCGCCATGTTGGATTCGAACCAACGGCCCGCTGCTTAAGAGGCAGCTGCTCTACCAACTGAGCTAATGGCGCAAAACTAATAAACCTTCACTGCCTAGCACTGAGCGACCCCGAGCCCTGTCGAGGGGGAGTCGAAGTGCTAATGGCGCAAATAAGAAAGCTTTCAAATAAAATTATAACATGACACAACGGGGCAAATGGTCATCTTCTTCTCTTGTCCGCAAGCGAAAGGATGCCGATCGCCAAAAATCCTCCTGCCAGAGCGGTAAGCAGCTGCGGCCAGGTCATCATGACGGCAACGGCCTGAGGGATGTCCACAGCCTGCAGCCTGCCGCCCACCAGCAGAGTGACCGGCCTTGCCATCGTTATGGATACCATCATATACAGGAAAACAGCCTTAAGGAAAGCGCCGCCACAAACTGCAATGAACCTGCCCTTTTGCATCAAAGCGTTGTACACACTTACATATATGGCATTACTGATCACAATAAAGGGGACCATAACAAGGAGAGCAATAGGCAGCACCGCAGAGAAGGATGCTACTATAGGAGTGATGAGCCCCAGCATAATAGCCCTTTCCACCCCGCATTTTTCGGTGCAGATTATGAGTATCATGTTCACGATAACGCCTGTTATCATCTGAGGCATCCCGAACAGGATAAAAAGTATTGCGGCAAGCCCCAAAAGGAGCGCCTGGACCTGGCTCGAGACTTTTGTCTGTTTTAAGATACCCTCTGAAGCATTCATCGTGTTTTCTCCTTTCCTGATATATCTGCGCCCGGCGGGATTTGAACCCACAACCTACAGCTCCGGAGGCTGTCGCTCTATCCAGTTGAGCCACGGGCGCATGAATAGATTATAGCAACCAAAAAGAGCGCAGTCGAATGTGCGCTTGGGGCGACTCGAACGCCCGGCCTACTGCTTCGAAGGCAGTTGCTCTATCCAACTGAGCTACAAGCGCGTGCCCGGTTAATTATCTAATACTGTACCTGCATCCGCAATAGTTCTGGCAGTATAGTCCGTTTTGCTTAGCAAAATCGTGCGTCTTCTTGAACCCGTCCTGTTTCTTAAAATCGTATTTAAGGAAGGTATCCCCTCCCGCTCTCCCGCCCTCCTGCTCTACTGTCTTAGCGTTCTTATGCGGACTTACGGTCAATGTAGAGGTAAAGAAAGGGATATTGAGCTTCCTAGCCATTCTTGCCGTCTCTTCGAGCCGCATTTGGAAGCAGACCGTACACCGCAAACCGCCTTCCGCCTCGGTCTCAAGGCCCTTGACTTTTAAAAACCATGCATCGGGATCATATTTGCCTTCTATAAGATCAAAGTTCAGCAGCTGCGACACTTTTTGGGCCACAGTGAGTCTTCTTATGTATTCTTCTTCAGGCTGGATGTTGGGATCATAAAAGAAGCCTGCGACCTCATAACCGTCTGAGCGGAGTTTTTCTACCGGCCAGGAGGCGCACACCCCGCAGCAGATATGGAGCAGGACCTTTTTCATAAGATCCCGACGCTAAAGACCTCGACGAGCTCGGTCGAGTCGCGTCGGCTCCTGTCCGGAAAAACCGGAGCCGACCTTTTAAGGTCGGGTCGTTTTTTCACTTTAGGTCTTTGTAAATGCCGCTGTAGCCCTGCGCAACTTCGCTGATGCGCGAAAAGGCCAGCTGCAGCACTCTGGCGTTCTGTTTAAGATCAAGCCCCTGGGGATTTTCTACCACCAAAAGGAATTCGCTCTTGCCGCAAAATCCCGCGTCCCAGATCCCGTTCTGGGTAAAGGCCCCCGCTCTCAGCAGCGTTGTCCTGGTAAAAGCAAACCCCATAAGGTCGTTGGGGATATTGACGGTCTCGTTGGTCCTGACCTTGTAGGCGCCTTTTTTAAGATGCCACCAGCCAAAGGGATCCTCCGGAGCCCCTTTTTCTGGCATCATCTCCCGGCATTCCGGAAGCGCCCTTTCCCTGTTGGAAAAATCAACGGCTCCACGACCGGTAAATTCGAATATCTTTTCAACTGTCAGGTCAAAGCCGTTCTGCGTCAGCTGTTTATCAAGCGAAAAATAGCCTTCTATGAGATTCTCTCCCTTTATCAGTTCTTCTATTTCGTGTTTGCTGAGCATTGTTGCCTTTCTATGTCAGAGCTCTTTTTACTTCGTCAGGGATCTTTAGCAGTTTTAATGCCGGGTCAACGCAGGCCATAATTGTCTTTGCTTTTGCAACTGTTTTTCCGTCCTGGTTCTTAATAACGCAATCAAACACGATCTTGATCTTTTTTATTTCCGAAATGACCGTCTCTGTCTCAAGGATGTCCCCGTACTTTGCGGGAGCCTCATAGTCTATTTCCTGCCTTGCGACCGCAAACCATATCCCGCTGTCTGCCAGGGCTTTTACATCAAGGCCTTTGCTCTCAAGATATTCAGTTCTTGCCTCTTCAAGATATTTAAGATAATTGCCGTAATAGACCACCCCGCCGCAGTCGGTGTCGTGATAATAGATTCGTGTTTTCATTATAGCGCCGATATGTCCTTTGCTTTGACCGTGTTTATTCTGTTCTTAATAAGGATCTTCACCGCTTGCTGCGGGTCTTCAAAGCGGAACACCATGAGCGCTTTGTCCGTATGTTTTTCGACAAAGCCGTACATATACTCGAGGTTCAAATCGTTGTCGTCAATAACTTTCAGGACCTTTGCCAGACCTCCCGGCTCATCTTCGACCTCAACAGCCACTATCTCGGTAGTTTCTGCGGTAAACCCGGCCTCTTTGAGGGCATTTGCAGCGGCATCGGGCCTGTCCGTAACCATCCGCAGTATGCCAAAGTCGCTGCTTTCCGCAATGGTCAACGCCTTTATATTGACACAGGCCTTGCCCAGAACGCTGCTAACCTCATAAAGGCGCCCTTTCCTGTTCTCCAAAAAAACCGAGATCTGGCAGATCAGCATGGCTAATGCCCTCCTATGTTTTCCTTTTATCGATCACTCTGCTGGCTTTACCCTCGCTTCTTGC
The DNA window shown above is from Candidatus Margulisiibacteriota bacterium and carries:
- a CDS encoding epoxyqueuosine reductase QueH codes for the protein MKKVLLHICCGVCASWPVEKLRSDGYEVAGFFYDPNIQPEEEYIRRLTVAQKVSQLLNFDLIEGKYDPDAWFLKVKGLETEAEGGLRCTVCFQMRLEETARMARKLNIPFFTSTLTVSPHKNAKTVEQEGGRAGGDTFLKYDFKKQDGFKKTHDFAKQNGLYCQNYCGCRYSIR
- a CDS encoding deoxyuridine 5'-triphosphate nucleotidohydrolase produces the protein MLSKHEIEELIKGENLIEGYFSLDKQLTQNGFDLTVEKIFEFTGRGAVDFSNRERALPECREMMPEKGAPEDPFGWWHLKKGAYKVRTNETVNIPNDLMGFAFTRTTLLRAGAFTQNGIWDAGFCGKSEFLLVVENPQGLDLKQNARVLQLAFSRISEVAQGYSGIYKDLK
- a CDS encoding ACT domain-containing protein; protein product: MLICQISVFLENRKGRLYEVSSVLGKACVNIKALTIAESSDFGILRMVTDRPDAAANALKEAGFTAETTEIVAVEVEDEPGGLAKVLKVIDDNDLNLEYMYGFVEKHTDKALMVFRFEDPQQAVKILIKNRINTVKAKDISAL
- a CDS encoding thioesterase family protein, whose translation is MKTRIYYHDTDCGGVVYYGNYLKYLEEARTEYLESKGLDVKALADSGIWFAVARQEIDYEAPAKYGDILETETVISEIKKIKIVFDCVIKNQDGKTVAKAKTIMACVDPALKLLKIPDEVKRALT